From Virgibacillus ihumii, the proteins below share one genomic window:
- a CDS encoding PBP1A family penicillin-binding protein, translating into MADNGQSRTARRKQKKSKKKPVWKRIFLMAMIALLVIGIGVAALFSYYIATAPEIDASKLKTPFPSKILDKDGELIADLGNKARSKVEYEDLPDVLIDAVIATEDSRFFEHPGIDVWRIGGAIIANITNGFGSEGASTITQQLVEKSFLSHEKKISLKVQEMWLALQLEQKYSKKQILEMYLNKVYYGSGAYGVGKAAEVYFGKTDLSKLTLPEAAILAGLPQRPSAYNPFENPELMKQRMNIVLSLMVQHGKITEKQAEKAGNVDIKSLLTQKEQETNQYTAFLDRVRKEVKNKVDGANIYTDGLKIYTTIDTDVQEHVQFLLSDNANNPIDYPEPKTITVEGKSKTVDMRAGMVVLDTQSGAIRAIGGGRNYSHGYNYATDINRQPGSTFKPIISYGPAIETQQWSTYHQLNDDGPYEIEGTDQEIHTWVNGGHYYDWVSMRFALRESLNIPAVKTLTQVGYGTAQKFAEDLGIEFHNDQIALTDAIGGSQTGTNPMELAGAYRAFANGGIYNEPYAVTKVEFPDTGKTVNLKPEPKSVMSDYTAYMMTDMLKTAISEGTGKLADIPNLPVAGKTGTTNLEDKEGSPDSWFTGYTTKYTISAWTGYDNQKVVLPDTKIPHALFKNTMTEISQDIETPDFEMPDSVVEAKVEEGSRPAKRPSSYTPSSEIVTELFVDGHEPTATSDKYDRLDSVDNLNATYDKNAKSIKVTWDYGSDDNVSFDVKASVNGGSMQGLSSTDETSLEISNVEPGATYKIQVTAISEESGVSSSEPATVSVQIPGDKEEDEGDQEQEENEEEQDNNGNEPMQVSNVSASYNPDNQTVSMAWDYSGPPAIYNVVIDGISSQQVTSTNASYYLEFPRPGRSYTVTVTPVGRNGSNQGQQGSPGTTQFTIPADQGNGEGAGNEGGVNENSNSNSNENNTDEAA; encoded by the coding sequence ATGGCAGATAATGGCCAGTCTCGTACAGCAAGAAGAAAACAAAAGAAATCAAAAAAGAAACCAGTATGGAAACGAATTTTTTTGATGGCAATGATTGCCCTCTTAGTAATAGGTATTGGTGTTGCGGCGTTATTTTCCTATTACATTGCCACCGCCCCGGAGATTGATGCATCCAAATTGAAAACACCGTTTCCATCAAAAATCCTGGATAAAGATGGCGAACTGATTGCTGATTTAGGAAACAAAGCGCGCTCAAAAGTGGAATACGAAGACCTTCCTGATGTCCTGATTGATGCAGTTATTGCTACGGAAGATTCCCGTTTCTTTGAGCATCCTGGTATTGACGTCTGGCGAATTGGCGGAGCAATTATAGCCAATATTACGAATGGGTTCGGGTCAGAAGGTGCCAGTACGATTACACAGCAATTGGTGGAAAAATCGTTTCTGAGCCATGAAAAGAAAATCAGTCTCAAAGTACAGGAAATGTGGCTGGCACTGCAACTGGAACAGAAATACAGCAAAAAACAAATACTCGAAATGTACTTAAATAAAGTATATTACGGAAGTGGTGCTTACGGTGTCGGCAAAGCGGCTGAAGTATATTTTGGCAAAACAGATTTGAGCAAGCTTACATTGCCTGAAGCAGCAATTTTGGCTGGACTGCCGCAACGACCATCTGCTTATAACCCATTTGAGAATCCGGAACTGATGAAACAGCGGATGAATATCGTTCTCAGCCTGATGGTTCAGCACGGCAAAATCACAGAGAAACAAGCGGAGAAAGCCGGCAATGTGGACATTAAATCCCTCCTGACGCAAAAAGAGCAGGAAACGAATCAGTATACTGCATTTCTTGATCGCGTACGTAAAGAGGTTAAAAATAAAGTGGATGGAGCAAATATTTATACGGATGGGTTGAAAATCTATACCACAATTGATACCGATGTTCAGGAGCATGTACAGTTCCTGCTGTCTGATAATGCAAATAACCCAATCGATTACCCTGAACCAAAAACAATCACTGTGGAAGGCAAATCCAAAACAGTTGACATGAGAGCCGGTATGGTCGTTCTGGATACACAATCAGGTGCAATCAGAGCAATCGGCGGCGGGCGCAACTATAGTCATGGATATAACTATGCAACAGATATCAACCGTCAGCCAGGCTCAACATTTAAACCGATTATTTCCTATGGACCGGCTATTGAAACTCAACAATGGTCAACATATCATCAATTGAATGATGACGGACCATATGAAATTGAAGGTACTGATCAGGAAATCCATACATGGGTAAATGGCGGTCATTATTACGACTGGGTTTCCATGCGGTTTGCACTTAGGGAATCATTGAACATTCCAGCGGTAAAGACGCTTACGCAAGTTGGCTATGGTACCGCTCAAAAATTTGCAGAAGATCTTGGCATTGAATTTCATAACGATCAAATTGCGCTGACGGACGCAATCGGCGGTTCACAAACGGGAACGAATCCGATGGAACTCGCCGGAGCATATCGGGCTTTTGCAAATGGCGGAATTTACAATGAGCCATATGCCGTTACAAAAGTGGAATTTCCGGATACAGGTAAAACAGTTAATCTGAAGCCGGAACCAAAGTCGGTTATGTCAGATTACACAGCGTATATGATGACAGATATGTTAAAAACAGCTATTTCAGAAGGTACCGGTAAATTGGCTGATATTCCTAACTTGCCTGTTGCGGGTAAAACAGGTACAACCAACCTGGAGGACAAAGAAGGCAGTCCGGATTCCTGGTTCACCGGTTATACGACAAAATACACCATTTCTGCGTGGACCGGATATGATAACCAAAAAGTAGTACTTCCGGATACAAAAATTCCACATGCATTGTTTAAAAATACAATGACTGAAATATCACAGGATATCGAAACACCTGATTTTGAAATGCCGGATTCGGTAGTCGAAGCTAAAGTAGAAGAAGGATCCCGTCCTGCCAAACGGCCGAGCAGCTACACACCTTCTTCTGAAATTGTGACGGAACTATTCGTTGATGGTCATGAACCTACTGCAACATCTGATAAATATGATCGGCTTGATTCTGTTGACAACCTGAATGCAACGTATGATAAGAATGCAAAATCAATAAAGGTAACATGGGATTACGGGTCTGATGACAATGTGTCCTTTGATGTGAAAGCAAGTGTTAACGGTGGTTCCATGCAGGGTCTGTCTTCCACTGACGAGACCTCACTTGAAATATCAAACGTCGAACCGGGTGCTACCTATAAAATTCAGGTAACAGCGATCAGCGAAGAATCCGGTGTAAGCAGCAGTGAACCTGCCACAGTATCGGTACAAATACCTGGAGACAAGGAAGAAGATGAGGGAGATCAAGAGCAAGAAGAAAATGAAGAGGAACAGGATAATAACGGCAATGAGCCAATGCAGGTATCCAATGTCAGTGCATCCTATAATCCGGATAATCAGACAGTATCGATGGCTTGGGATTATTCCGGGCCGCCCGCCATCTACAATGTTGTTATCGACGGCATATCATCACAACAGGTTACATCGACCAATGCGTCATACTATCTGGAATTTCCGCGCCCGGGTCGGTCATATACAGTTACCGTAACTCCTGTTGGCAGAAACGGCAGCAATCAGGGACAGCAAGGCAGCCCTGGGACCACACAGTTCACCATTCCAGCGGATCAAGGAAATGGTGAAGGTGCAGGAAATGAGGGTGGCGTTAATGAAAATAGTAATTCAAATAGTAATGAAAATAATACTGATGAGGCCGCCTAA
- the nth gene encoding endonuclease III: MLNKSQVEYCLEVMKEMFPEAQCELRHDNPFELVIAVLLSAQCTDVLVNKVTESLFKKYQTPEDYLAVSLEELQQDIRSIGLYRNKAKNIRKLCQMLLDEYEGEVPRTKEELMKLAGVGRKTANVVASVAFREPAIAVDTHVERVSKRLAICRWKDSVLEVEQTLMRKVPKDEWADTHHRMIFFGRYHCKARNPECPECPLLELCREGQKRMKKLNKAK, encoded by the coding sequence ATGTTGAATAAATCCCAGGTTGAATACTGCCTGGAGGTGATGAAGGAGATGTTCCCTGAGGCACAATGCGAACTCAGACATGATAATCCTTTTGAATTAGTAATTGCGGTATTGTTATCAGCGCAATGCACCGATGTATTGGTCAATAAAGTTACCGAATCTTTATTTAAAAAATATCAAACCCCGGAAGATTACCTTGCAGTATCATTGGAGGAGTTGCAACAGGATATCCGTTCCATCGGGTTATACCGCAACAAGGCAAAAAATATCCGTAAACTGTGTCAGATGCTGCTTGATGAATATGAAGGGGAAGTACCAAGAACAAAAGAGGAACTGATGAAACTGGCCGGTGTCGGGAGAAAAACTGCCAATGTTGTTGCGTCAGTCGCATTTAGAGAACCGGCAATCGCTGTCGATACTCACGTTGAACGTGTTTCTAAGCGACTGGCAATTTGCCGCTGGAAAGATTCAGTTCTGGAAGTTGAACAGACGTTGATGCGAAAGGTACCGAAAGATGAGTGGGCGGATACACATCACCGAATGATATTTTTTGGACGTTACCATTGCAAAGCAAGAAATCCGGAATGCCCGGAATGTCCGCTCCTCGAATTGTGCAGGGAAGGGCAGAAACGGATGAAAAAGCTGAATAAAGCAAAATAA
- a CDS encoding DnaD domain-containing protein, which yields MKKSISFQDILLNQLQVPIKLLESYKSLNLNEKEVMVILHIYRFLNENNDFPTPGELASYLSFGEKECSDILRKLIQRNLISIEQTENESHQISEAYSLNPLWKKLFEEEVVEPVEKTEDGTIFVLFEQEFGRPLSPFEIEMINVWLDEDHILPSLIKAALRESVLMGKLNFKYIDRILREWKKKGIHSVDQAREASKQFHNKQGSKQETQGKKRDTSFYYNWLEEGE from the coding sequence GTGAAAAAGTCCATTTCATTTCAGGATATACTGCTAAATCAACTGCAGGTTCCAATAAAACTGCTCGAATCATACAAATCATTAAACCTTAATGAAAAAGAGGTCATGGTAATTCTTCATATATACCGTTTTTTGAATGAAAATAATGACTTTCCAACGCCTGGTGAGCTGGCATCTTACCTGTCATTTGGAGAAAAAGAGTGTTCAGATATACTTCGGAAACTCATACAGCGGAATTTGATATCAATTGAACAAACCGAAAATGAATCACACCAGATAAGCGAAGCATACAGCTTAAATCCGCTGTGGAAAAAATTGTTTGAGGAAGAAGTGGTAGAACCTGTTGAAAAAACGGAAGATGGTACAATATTTGTGCTGTTTGAGCAGGAATTCGGAAGACCATTGTCTCCTTTTGAAATTGAAATGATTAATGTTTGGCTCGATGAAGATCATATCTTACCTTCCTTAATTAAAGCTGCCCTTAGGGAATCTGTCTTAATGGGTAAATTAAACTTTAAATATATTGATCGGATACTCCGTGAATGGAAGAAGAAAGGAATTCATTCGGTTGATCAGGCGCGGGAAGCTAGCAAACAATTTCATAATAAACAAGGCAGCAAACAGGAGACACAGGGCAAGAAACGTGATACATCATTTTACTACAACTGGCTGGAAGAGGGGGAGTAA
- the asnS gene encoding asparagine--tRNA ligase, with the protein MKTTISQSPKSLEQEVTIGAWLANKRSSGKIAFLQLRDGTGFMQGVVAKNDVPEETFQLAKNMTQESSMYITGTIVEDKRSPFGYEMQVSNIELIHEAIDYPITPKEHGTEFLMDHRHLWLRSKKQHAVMKIRNEIIRATYQFFNDNDYVKVDPPILTGSSAEGTTELFHTKYFDEEAYLSQSGQLYMEAAAMALGKVFSFGPTFRAEKSKTRRHLIEFWMIEPEMAFMDHDESLEVQEQYVSFVVQSVLENCHLELGTLERDTSKLENIKAPFPRISYDDAVELLQNKGFDDIKWGEDFGAPHETAIAEHFDKPVFITNYPAEIKAFYMKPDPDRPEVVLCADLIAPEGYGEVIGGSQRIDDLELMKQRYEEHSLTSDAYKWYLELRQYGSVPHSGFGLGLERTVAWLAGVDHVRETIPFPRLLNRLYP; encoded by the coding sequence TTGAAAACAACGATATCACAATCACCAAAATCTCTGGAGCAGGAAGTAACCATTGGAGCCTGGCTGGCAAACAAGCGTTCAAGCGGTAAGATTGCTTTCTTACAGCTGCGTGATGGAACAGGATTTATGCAGGGAGTTGTTGCCAAAAACGACGTTCCCGAAGAGACATTCCAGCTTGCCAAGAACATGACGCAGGAATCTTCCATGTACATTACTGGAACGATTGTTGAAGATAAACGGTCACCATTTGGCTACGAAATGCAAGTAAGTAATATAGAGCTAATTCATGAAGCAATCGACTATCCGATTACACCAAAAGAACATGGAACAGAATTTTTAATGGATCACCGTCATTTATGGCTTAGGTCAAAAAAACAGCATGCTGTCATGAAAATCCGCAATGAAATCATTCGGGCAACCTATCAGTTTTTCAATGACAACGACTATGTAAAAGTGGATCCGCCAATTTTGACCGGTTCATCTGCCGAAGGTACAACTGAATTGTTCCATACCAAATATTTCGATGAGGAAGCCTATTTATCACAGAGTGGTCAGTTATATATGGAAGCAGCAGCAATGGCGCTTGGCAAAGTTTTCTCATTTGGACCGACGTTCCGTGCCGAAAAATCAAAAACGAGACGTCATCTGATTGAGTTTTGGATGATTGAACCGGAAATGGCATTTATGGACCATGATGAGAGTCTGGAAGTTCAGGAGCAGTACGTAAGCTTTGTTGTTCAATCTGTATTGGAAAATTGCCATCTTGAACTGGGTACGCTTGAACGGGACACATCAAAATTGGAAAATATTAAAGCGCCTTTCCCGAGGATCAGTTATGATGATGCTGTGGAGTTGCTGCAGAACAAAGGGTTTGATGATATTAAGTGGGGTGAAGATTTTGGTGCACCACACGAAACCGCCATTGCAGAACATTTTGATAAACCAGTATTTATCACCAATTATCCAGCAGAAATCAAGGCGTTTTATATGAAGCCTGATCCGGATCGACCGGAAGTCGTCCTATGTGCTGATCTGATTGCTCCAGAAGGGTATGGGGAAGTCATCGGCGGCTCACAACGCATTGATGATCTGGAGCTGATGAAACAACGCTATGAAGAGCATAGCTTAACCAGTGATGCATACAAATGGTATTTAGAATTAAGACAATATGGAAGTGTACCACATTCCGGATTTGGTCTTGGACTGGAACGAACGGTGGCATGGCTTGCAGGTGTTGACCACGTCAGGGAAACCATTCCTTTCCCAAGGTTACTAAACAGACTTTATCCATAA
- a CDS encoding pyridoxal phosphate-dependent aminotransferase, with translation MELANRVKTLTPSSTLAITAKAKQLKNEGHDVIGLGAGEPDFNTPQFIIDAANEAAQNGFTKYTPSGGIPKLKEAIVNKLQKDNGLSYTTDEIIVTTGAKHALYTLFQVLLNKGDEVIVPAPYWVSYPEQIKLAEGKPVVIKADEANNFKITPEQLEASITDKTKALIINSPSNPTGMMYSKGELEKISDICLKHNLLIVSDEIYEQLIYTDDQHVSIAGISDQLKEQSIVINGVSKSHSMTGWRIGYAAGPNKIIKAMTNLASHSTSNPTSISQYAALAAYSSEEDSGEEMRRTFRERLDTLHELLNEIPGVSCRKPKGAFYLFPNVKEAVRQNGFESTDAWVTALLEEEKVALVPGSGFGFPDNVRLSYAISIELLKEAAERINRFVVNHQS, from the coding sequence ATGGAATTAGCAAATCGGGTTAAAACGTTAACACCATCATCAACTTTGGCTATTACAGCAAAAGCAAAGCAGCTGAAAAACGAGGGGCATGATGTGATTGGATTGGGAGCAGGAGAACCTGATTTCAATACACCACAATTTATCATTGATGCTGCAAATGAAGCAGCGCAAAATGGCTTTACAAAGTATACACCGTCAGGAGGCATTCCAAAGCTTAAAGAAGCGATTGTAAACAAGTTGCAGAAAGATAATGGGTTATCCTATACGACTGACGAGATAATTGTTACAACAGGGGCAAAACATGCTTTATACACCTTGTTTCAAGTCCTTTTGAATAAAGGAGACGAAGTGATTGTTCCTGCACCATACTGGGTGAGCTATCCGGAACAAATTAAACTGGCAGAAGGAAAACCGGTTGTCATCAAAGCAGATGAAGCAAATAACTTTAAAATAACCCCAGAGCAGTTGGAGGCATCCATAACGGACAAGACAAAGGCATTGATTATCAACTCGCCAAGTAATCCAACCGGAATGATGTACAGCAAAGGTGAACTAGAAAAAATTAGCGATATATGTCTGAAGCATAATTTATTAATTGTATCGGATGAAATATATGAGCAATTGATCTATACTGACGATCAACACGTATCGATTGCCGGAATTTCAGACCAGTTAAAAGAACAATCAATTGTTATTAACGGGGTTTCCAAATCGCATTCAATGACAGGTTGGCGTATTGGATATGCAGCTGGTCCCAACAAAATAATTAAAGCAATGACGAACCTGGCTTCCCATTCAACTTCAAATCCCACTTCTATTTCGCAATATGCAGCGCTTGCAGCATACAGCTCTGAAGAAGATTCCGGGGAAGAAATGCGCAGGACATTCCGTGAACGGCTTGATACATTACATGAGTTGTTAAATGAGATTCCTGGTGTATCGTGCAGAAAACCAAAAGGTGCATTTTACCTGTTTCCGAATGTGAAAGAAGCAGTCCGACAAAACGGTTTTGAATCAACTGATGCTTGGGTTACCGCGCTTCTGGAAGAAGAAAAGGTTGCACTTGTACCGGGATCAGGTTTCGGGTTTCCCGACAATGTACGGTTATCCTATGCCATTTCAATTGAATTATTAAAAGAAGCAGCAGAGCGGATTAACCGTTTTGTAGTAAATCATCAATCTTAG
- a CDS encoding DUF5590 domain-containing protein: MTVPVWLKWTIGVICIILLSCFIYGVYLYYDVQQSKTAAYSEITKNVKRETEISTVQKMEQYHGEKAFYIVYGQTGNNQKKIVFYPYSKKDGTLKVIDRSEIIPERSIQESWNSQCGNCELVKITPALINEKAAWEVTFIDESKRYVIDYLSIFDGNQIEQIRLKQMFK, from the coding sequence ATGACAGTTCCGGTCTGGCTTAAATGGACGATTGGAGTTATATGCATTATTTTACTTTCTTGTTTTATCTACGGTGTATATCTGTATTATGATGTTCAACAAAGCAAGACTGCAGCTTATTCGGAAATAACCAAAAATGTGAAGCGCGAAACTGAAATAAGCACTGTCCAAAAAATGGAACAGTATCATGGGGAAAAAGCATTTTATATTGTCTATGGTCAAACCGGAAATAATCAGAAGAAAATTGTTTTTTACCCGTATTCTAAAAAAGACGGAACGCTAAAAGTCATCGACAGATCAGAGATTATTCCGGAGAGGTCCATACAGGAATCCTGGAATTCACAGTGCGGTAACTGCGAACTTGTTAAAATTACACCTGCATTGATTAATGAAAAAGCAGCTTGGGAAGTTACCTTCATTGATGAATCCAAGCGTTATGTAATTGATTATTTATCCATATTTGATGGAAACCAAATCGAACAAATACGACTAAAACAAATGTTTAAATAG